Proteins encoded within one genomic window of Methanobrevibacter arboriphilus JCM 13429 = DSM 1125:
- a CDS encoding MBL fold metallo-hydrolase: MMTRTFHPIGQGAFYTEQFEKNNNLIYEIDDYSDGLFEKINIVYDCGTSSGDNIGTDVIEKSFRQGEDIEILFISHFHSDHVNMIKKLIEHCGLIKIVVLPLLNENEKRLIINIYKSLDLNETADLIENIGLYLDDKTKILFVEEKKDKQEKDKKEENIFDNKIIDIEDIKKNEEIKSGDVIKLQKEWYFVPHNYEYEKRKEELKKELKANDLDIIKIENDLDYALNERKKIKDVYDSLEGRIHLNSMVLYSGPLEPKNNKSLMHCLHSSLHYICTKYRIFNRIGCIYTGDANLKKINIKKDFKDYWDSVGTVQIPHHGSGNEFNKNFFDDRFYYCPISVGKDRRYGHPSEDVIDIIRDNKSIEIIINELPRSKFIQNIYI, translated from the coding sequence ATGATGACTAGAACTTTTCATCCTATTGGACAAGGGGCTTTTTATACTGAACAATTTGAAAAAAATAATAATTTAATATATGAAATAGATGATTATTCTGATGGATTATTTGAAAAAATTAATATCGTATATGATTGTGGTACTTCATCAGGGGATAATATAGGAACTGATGTAATTGAAAAGAGTTTTAGGCAGGGAGAGGATATAGAGATATTATTTATTTCTCATTTTCATTCAGACCATGTCAATATGATAAAAAAACTGATAGAACATTGTGGATTGATTAAAATTGTCGTTTTACCTTTATTAAATGAAAATGAAAAAAGATTAATTATAAATATTTATAAGTCTTTGGATTTAAACGAAACAGCTGACTTAATAGAAAATATAGGTTTATATTTGGATGATAAAACAAAAATTCTTTTTGTTGAAGAAAAAAAAGATAAACAAGAGAAAGACAAAAAAGAAGAAAATATTTTTGATAATAAAATAATAGATATTGAAGATATAAAAAAAAATGAAGAAATAAAAAGTGGAGATGTGATAAAATTACAAAAAGAATGGTATTTTGTTCCACACAATTATGAATATGAGAAAAGAAAAGAAGAATTAAAAAAAGAACTTAAAGCTAATGATTTGGATATAATAAAAATTGAGAATGATTTAGATTATGCGCTAAATGAACGTAAAAAAATAAAAGATGTGTATGATTCACTTGAAGGAAGAATCCATTTAAACTCAATGGTATTATATTCTGGTCCATTGGAACCAAAAAATAATAAATCATTAATGCATTGTTTACATTCTTCATTACATTATATATGTACTAAATATAGGATTTTTAATAGAATTGGATGTATTTATACAGGCGATGCCAATCTTAAAAAGATTAATATTAAAAAAGACTTTAAAGATTACTGGGATAGTGTTGGAACAGTCCAAATTCCTCATCATGGTTCAGGAAATGAATTTAATAAAAATTTCTTTGATGATAGATTTTATTATTGTCCTATTTCTGTTGGGAAAGATAGGAGGTATGGTCACCCATCTGAAGATGTAATTGATATTATTCGTGATAATAAATCAATAGAAATTATTATAAATGAATTACCTCGATCCAAGTTCATCCAAAATATTTATATTTAA
- a CDS encoding winged helix-turn-helix domain-containing protein: protein MKEKLDDELIELISFVQMSSYREKILFALMDKLRTPSKISKSTNIKMSHISTILKELSDKNLIKCLNPQKRQGRLYTTTDKGKKVLKYIE from the coding sequence ATGAAAGAAAAATTAGATGATGAACTGATAGAATTAATATCATTTGTTCAAATGTCAAGTTATAGAGAAAAAATTTTGTTTGCTTTAATGGATAAATTAAGAACCCCTTCAAAAATATCTAAGTCAACTAACATAAAAATGAGCCATATAAGTACAATTTTGAAAGAATTATCTGATAAAAATTTAATAAAATGCTTAAATCCTCAAAAAAGACAAGGAAGACTTTATACTACTACAGACAAAGGAAAAAAAGTCTTAAAATATATAGAATAA
- a CDS encoding tyrosine-type recombinase/integrase, with protein MISNDIKLKQMFLRKNLSESREHHYIKTLTEVYEITGKTPSELIVEAKEEEQPYLINGVPRIRDIDDRKITSYLYNYYESLLKKNIIDSTINYKLSCIRAFYREYNITLPRPIEINIPPKIIREGDIPNLEDIRLAVDNTSVRNKAILLLMASSGVRSSDMRNFKISDFTNATIDYHNSDNIEDLLDGKYKNIIPCWDFVPIKTKKTNNICMTFNTPEATEYIINYLKTRDNIKEDEPLFLSQYKKALTQHGVIWLFSEINDRWFYRNDEGKRFFHAHALRKFFISTVKHYTSDYKKSKVLSGHAVTRLEIAYEEIRKSVMKEFYCQLIPHLSINKTKINDIKSKEYLDLEDELNYEKLKYDKLRNVLSQQGINENKIEDILNKV; from the coding sequence ATGATTTCGAATGATATTAAACTTAAGCAGATGTTTCTTAGGAAGAACTTATCTGAGTCTAGGGAGCATCATTATATTAAGACTTTAACTGAAGTGTATGAGATTACGGGTAAAACTCCGTCTGAACTTATTGTTGAAGCTAAAGAAGAAGAACAACCATACTTAATTAATGGTGTGCCTCGTATTAGGGATATTGATGATAGAAAAATTACTTCTTATCTTTATAATTACTATGAATCCTTATTAAAAAAGAATATTATTGATTCTACTATTAATTATAAATTAAGTTGTATAAGAGCTTTTTATCGTGAATATAATATAACCCTGCCTCGGCCGATTGAAATTAATATTCCTCCTAAGATTATCAGGGAGGGAGACATTCCAAACCTCGAAGATATTAGGCTGGCTGTTGATAATACTTCAGTAAGGAATAAAGCTATACTATTACTAATGGCTTCATCAGGAGTAAGAAGTAGCGATATGAGAAACTTTAAGATTTCCGATTTTACTAATGCTACTATTGACTATCATAATAGTGATAATATTGAGGATTTACTAGATGGGAAGTATAAAAATATTATTCCTTGTTGGGATTTTGTACCCATTAAAACTAAAAAAACTAATAATATCTGCATGACATTCAACACACCAGAAGCAACCGAATACATAATAAACTACCTAAAAACCAGAGATAATATAAAAGAAGACGAACCTTTATTCTTATCTCAGTATAAAAAAGCTTTAACTCAACATGGTGTTATCTGGCTATTCAGCGAAATTAATGATAGATGGTTCTACCGCAATGACGAAGGCAAAAGATTCTTCCATGCACATGCATTGAGAAAGTTCTTTATTTCAACTGTTAAGCATTATACTAGTGATTATAAAAAATCTAAAGTTTTATCAGGTCATGCTGTTACAAGACTAGAAATAGCATATGAAGAAATAAGAAAAAGCGTAATGAAAGAATTTTATTGTCAGTTAATACCTCATTTAAGTATTAATAAGACTAAAATAAATGATATTAAGTCTAAAGAATACTTAGATTTAGAAGATGAGTTAAACTATGAAAAATTAAAATATGATAAGTTGAGAAATGTATTAAGCCAACAAGGAATTAATGAAAATAAAATAGAAGATATATTAAACAAAGTTTAG